In Equus asinus isolate D_3611 breed Donkey chromosome 13, EquAss-T2T_v2, whole genome shotgun sequence, one DNA window encodes the following:
- the SLC16A11 gene encoding monocarboxylate transporter 11 isoform X3: MVSARPRPPSLRVPGGSGPLWCSLFTERARPSWAPSLQSLPSENPPARGVGRKPGRAFPRHSPSPTARRGRKAMTPKPAGPPDGGWGWVVAAAAFAVNGLSYGLLRSLGLALPDLAEHFDRSAQDTAWVSALALAVQQAASFGWALVFAPALGTLSRYFSRRRVLAVGLALTGNGASSLLLAPTLQFLLDTFGWRGALLLLGAITLHLTPCGALLRPLTLPGDAPAPPRGPLAALGLGLFTRRAFSVFALGTALVGGGYFVPYVHLAPHALDRGLGGYGAALVVAVAAVGDAGARLVCGWLADQGWVPLSRLLAVFGALTGLGLLAVGLVPAVRSEEGWGGPLLAAAGAYGLSAGSYAPLVFGVLPGLVGVGGVVQATGLMMMLMSLGGLLGPPLSGFLRDETGDFTASFLVCGSFILSGSFIYMGLPAALPSCRSASHPATFPPERGELLPAPQVALLSPGGPHSSLDTAC, encoded by the exons ATGGTTTCAGCTCGCCCCCGCCCTCCTTCCCTCCGCGTCCCAGGTGGCTCAGGCCCCCTGTGGTGCTCTCTGTTTACGGAGAGAGCCCGTCCAAGTTGGGCTCCATCTCTGCAATCGCTCCCCTCTGAGAACCCGCCCGCCCGGGGAGTGGGGAGAAAACCAGGCCGTGCCTTTCCTCGTCATTCCCCTTCCCCCACCGCTCGGAGAGGTCGG AAGGCGATGACCCCCAAGCCGGCCGGACCCCCGGacgggggctggggctgggtggtGGCGGCCGCAGCCTTCGCGGTGAATGGGCTCTCCTACGGGCTGTTACGCTCCCTGGGTCTTGCCCTCCCTGACCTCGCGGAGCACTTTGACCGAAGCGCTCAGGACACAGCGTGGGTCAGCGCCCTGGCCCTGGCCGTCCAGCAGGCAGCCA GTTTCGGCTGGGCCCTGGTGTTCGCCCCTGCCCTCGGCACTCTCTCGCGTTACTTCTCCCGCCGTCGAGtcttggccgtggggctggcaCTCACGGGCAACGGGGCCTCCTCGCTGCTCCTGGCGCCCACCTTGCAGTTCCTCCTTGATACTTTCGGCTGGCGGGGCGCCCTGCTCCTCCTTGGCGCCATTACCCTTCACCTTACCCCCTGTGGCGCCCTGCTGCGCCCCCTCACGCTCCCTGGCGACGCCCCGGCCCCACCGCGCGGGCCCCTAGCTGCCCTCGGCCTGGGTCTCTTCACACGCCGGGCCTTCTCAGTTTTCGCTCTGGGCACGGCCCTGGTGGGGGGCGGCTATTTCGTCCCCTACGTGCACTTGGCCCCTCACGCTTTAGACCGGGGCCTGGGGGGGTATGGGGCAGCGCTGGTGGTGGCGGTGGCCGCGGTGGGGGACGCGGGCGCCCGGCTGGTCTGCGGGTGGCTGGCGGACCAGGGCTGGGTGCCCCTCTCGCGGCTGCTGGCGGTGTTCGGGGCTCTAACCGGGCTGGGGCTGCTGGCCGTGGGACTGGTGCCCGCGGTGCGGAGCGAGGAGGGCTGGGGGGGCCCCCTGCTGGCCGCGGCTGGGGCCTACGGGCTGAGCGCCGGAAGTTACGCCCCGCTGGTTTTCGGCGTGCTCCCAGGGCTGGTGGGCGTCGGCGGTGTCGTACAAGCCACCGGGCTGATGATGATGCTGATGAGCCTCGGGGGGCTTCTGGGCCCTCCGCTGTCAG GCTTCCTAAGGGATGAGACCGGAGACTTCACCGCCTCCTTCCTCGTGTGCGGCTCTTTCATCCTCTCTGGCAGCTTTATTTACATGGGGCTGCCCGCAGCGCTGCCCTCCTGCCGTTCAGCCTCACATCCAGCCACCTTTCCCCCTGAGAGGGGGGAGCTGCTCCCTGCTCCTCAGGTTGCTCTGCTTTCGCCAGGAGGCCCTCACTCCTCCCTGGATACCGCTTGTTGA
- the SLC16A11 gene encoding monocarboxylate transporter 11 isoform X2: MVSARPRPPSLRVPGGSGPLWCSLFTERARPSWAPSLQSLPSENPPARGVGRKPGRAFPRHSPSPTARRGRAMTPKPAGPPDGGWGWVVAAAAFAVNGLSYGLLRSLGLALPDLAEHFDRSAQDTAWVSALALAVQQAASPVGSALSTRWGARPVVMVGGVLTSLGFVFSAFARSLLHLYLGLGVLAGFGWALVFAPALGTLSRYFSRRRVLAVGLALTGNGASSLLLAPTLQFLLDTFGWRGALLLLGAITLHLTPCGALLRPLTLPGDAPAPPRGPLAALGLGLFTRRAFSVFALGTALVGGGYFVPYVHLAPHALDRGLGGYGAALVVAVAAVGDAGARLVCGWLADQGWVPLSRLLAVFGALTGLGLLAVGLVPAVRSEEGWGGPLLAAAGAYGLSAGSYAPLVFGVLPGLVGVGGVVQATGLMMMLMSLGGLLGPPLSGFLRDETGDFTASFLVCGSFILSGSFIYMGLPAALPSCRSASHPATFPPERGELLPAPQVALLSPGGPHSSLDTAC; encoded by the exons ATGGTTTCAGCTCGCCCCCGCCCTCCTTCCCTCCGCGTCCCAGGTGGCTCAGGCCCCCTGTGGTGCTCTCTGTTTACGGAGAGAGCCCGTCCAAGTTGGGCTCCATCTCTGCAATCGCTCCCCTCTGAGAACCCGCCCGCCCGGGGAGTGGGGAGAAAACCAGGCCGTGCCTTTCCTCGTCATTCCCCTTCCCCCACCGCTCGGAGAGGTCGG GCGATGACCCCCAAGCCGGCCGGACCCCCGGacgggggctggggctgggtggtGGCGGCCGCAGCCTTCGCGGTGAATGGGCTCTCCTACGGGCTGTTACGCTCCCTGGGTCTTGCCCTCCCTGACCTCGCGGAGCACTTTGACCGAAGCGCTCAGGACACAGCGTGGGTCAGCGCCCTGGCCCTGGCCGTCCAGCAGGCAGCCA GCCCAGTGGGCAGCGCCCTGAGTACCCGCTGGGGGGCGCGCCCGGTGGTCATGGTTGGGGGCGTCCTCACCTCGCTTGGCTTCGTCTTCTCGGCTTTCGCCCGCAGTCTGCTGCACCTCTACCTCGGCCTGGGCGTCCTCGCTG GTTTCGGCTGGGCCCTGGTGTTCGCCCCTGCCCTCGGCACTCTCTCGCGTTACTTCTCCCGCCGTCGAGtcttggccgtggggctggcaCTCACGGGCAACGGGGCCTCCTCGCTGCTCCTGGCGCCCACCTTGCAGTTCCTCCTTGATACTTTCGGCTGGCGGGGCGCCCTGCTCCTCCTTGGCGCCATTACCCTTCACCTTACCCCCTGTGGCGCCCTGCTGCGCCCCCTCACGCTCCCTGGCGACGCCCCGGCCCCACCGCGCGGGCCCCTAGCTGCCCTCGGCCTGGGTCTCTTCACACGCCGGGCCTTCTCAGTTTTCGCTCTGGGCACGGCCCTGGTGGGGGGCGGCTATTTCGTCCCCTACGTGCACTTGGCCCCTCACGCTTTAGACCGGGGCCTGGGGGGGTATGGGGCAGCGCTGGTGGTGGCGGTGGCCGCGGTGGGGGACGCGGGCGCCCGGCTGGTCTGCGGGTGGCTGGCGGACCAGGGCTGGGTGCCCCTCTCGCGGCTGCTGGCGGTGTTCGGGGCTCTAACCGGGCTGGGGCTGCTGGCCGTGGGACTGGTGCCCGCGGTGCGGAGCGAGGAGGGCTGGGGGGGCCCCCTGCTGGCCGCGGCTGGGGCCTACGGGCTGAGCGCCGGAAGTTACGCCCCGCTGGTTTTCGGCGTGCTCCCAGGGCTGGTGGGCGTCGGCGGTGTCGTACAAGCCACCGGGCTGATGATGATGCTGATGAGCCTCGGGGGGCTTCTGGGCCCTCCGCTGTCAG GCTTCCTAAGGGATGAGACCGGAGACTTCACCGCCTCCTTCCTCGTGTGCGGCTCTTTCATCCTCTCTGGCAGCTTTATTTACATGGGGCTGCCCGCAGCGCTGCCCTCCTGCCGTTCAGCCTCACATCCAGCCACCTTTCCCCCTGAGAGGGGGGAGCTGCTCCCTGCTCCTCAGGTTGCTCTGCTTTCGCCAGGAGGCCCTCACTCCTCCCTGGATACCGCTTGTTGA
- the SLC16A11 gene encoding monocarboxylate transporter 11 isoform X1, which yields MVSARPRPPSLRVPGGSGPLWCSLFTERARPSWAPSLQSLPSENPPARGVGRKPGRAFPRHSPSPTARRGRKAMTPKPAGPPDGGWGWVVAAAAFAVNGLSYGLLRSLGLALPDLAEHFDRSAQDTAWVSALALAVQQAASPVGSALSTRWGARPVVMVGGVLTSLGFVFSAFARSLLHLYLGLGVLAGFGWALVFAPALGTLSRYFSRRRVLAVGLALTGNGASSLLLAPTLQFLLDTFGWRGALLLLGAITLHLTPCGALLRPLTLPGDAPAPPRGPLAALGLGLFTRRAFSVFALGTALVGGGYFVPYVHLAPHALDRGLGGYGAALVVAVAAVGDAGARLVCGWLADQGWVPLSRLLAVFGALTGLGLLAVGLVPAVRSEEGWGGPLLAAAGAYGLSAGSYAPLVFGVLPGLVGVGGVVQATGLMMMLMSLGGLLGPPLSGFLRDETGDFTASFLVCGSFILSGSFIYMGLPAALPSCRSASHPATFPPERGELLPAPQVALLSPGGPHSSLDTAC from the exons ATGGTTTCAGCTCGCCCCCGCCCTCCTTCCCTCCGCGTCCCAGGTGGCTCAGGCCCCCTGTGGTGCTCTCTGTTTACGGAGAGAGCCCGTCCAAGTTGGGCTCCATCTCTGCAATCGCTCCCCTCTGAGAACCCGCCCGCCCGGGGAGTGGGGAGAAAACCAGGCCGTGCCTTTCCTCGTCATTCCCCTTCCCCCACCGCTCGGAGAGGTCGG AAGGCGATGACCCCCAAGCCGGCCGGACCCCCGGacgggggctggggctgggtggtGGCGGCCGCAGCCTTCGCGGTGAATGGGCTCTCCTACGGGCTGTTACGCTCCCTGGGTCTTGCCCTCCCTGACCTCGCGGAGCACTTTGACCGAAGCGCTCAGGACACAGCGTGGGTCAGCGCCCTGGCCCTGGCCGTCCAGCAGGCAGCCA GCCCAGTGGGCAGCGCCCTGAGTACCCGCTGGGGGGCGCGCCCGGTGGTCATGGTTGGGGGCGTCCTCACCTCGCTTGGCTTCGTCTTCTCGGCTTTCGCCCGCAGTCTGCTGCACCTCTACCTCGGCCTGGGCGTCCTCGCTG GTTTCGGCTGGGCCCTGGTGTTCGCCCCTGCCCTCGGCACTCTCTCGCGTTACTTCTCCCGCCGTCGAGtcttggccgtggggctggcaCTCACGGGCAACGGGGCCTCCTCGCTGCTCCTGGCGCCCACCTTGCAGTTCCTCCTTGATACTTTCGGCTGGCGGGGCGCCCTGCTCCTCCTTGGCGCCATTACCCTTCACCTTACCCCCTGTGGCGCCCTGCTGCGCCCCCTCACGCTCCCTGGCGACGCCCCGGCCCCACCGCGCGGGCCCCTAGCTGCCCTCGGCCTGGGTCTCTTCACACGCCGGGCCTTCTCAGTTTTCGCTCTGGGCACGGCCCTGGTGGGGGGCGGCTATTTCGTCCCCTACGTGCACTTGGCCCCTCACGCTTTAGACCGGGGCCTGGGGGGGTATGGGGCAGCGCTGGTGGTGGCGGTGGCCGCGGTGGGGGACGCGGGCGCCCGGCTGGTCTGCGGGTGGCTGGCGGACCAGGGCTGGGTGCCCCTCTCGCGGCTGCTGGCGGTGTTCGGGGCTCTAACCGGGCTGGGGCTGCTGGCCGTGGGACTGGTGCCCGCGGTGCGGAGCGAGGAGGGCTGGGGGGGCCCCCTGCTGGCCGCGGCTGGGGCCTACGGGCTGAGCGCCGGAAGTTACGCCCCGCTGGTTTTCGGCGTGCTCCCAGGGCTGGTGGGCGTCGGCGGTGTCGTACAAGCCACCGGGCTGATGATGATGCTGATGAGCCTCGGGGGGCTTCTGGGCCCTCCGCTGTCAG GCTTCCTAAGGGATGAGACCGGAGACTTCACCGCCTCCTTCCTCGTGTGCGGCTCTTTCATCCTCTCTGGCAGCTTTATTTACATGGGGCTGCCCGCAGCGCTGCCCTCCTGCCGTTCAGCCTCACATCCAGCCACCTTTCCCCCTGAGAGGGGGGAGCTGCTCCCTGCTCCTCAGGTTGCTCTGCTTTCGCCAGGAGGCCCTCACTCCTCCCTGGATACCGCTTGTTGA
- the SLC16A11 gene encoding monocarboxylate transporter 11 isoform X4, whose protein sequence is MTPKPAGPPDGGWGWVVAAAAFAVNGLSYGLLRSLGLALPDLAEHFDRSAQDTAWVSALALAVQQAASPVGSALSTRWGARPVVMVGGVLTSLGFVFSAFARSLLHLYLGLGVLAGFGWALVFAPALGTLSRYFSRRRVLAVGLALTGNGASSLLLAPTLQFLLDTFGWRGALLLLGAITLHLTPCGALLRPLTLPGDAPAPPRGPLAALGLGLFTRRAFSVFALGTALVGGGYFVPYVHLAPHALDRGLGGYGAALVVAVAAVGDAGARLVCGWLADQGWVPLSRLLAVFGALTGLGLLAVGLVPAVRSEEGWGGPLLAAAGAYGLSAGSYAPLVFGVLPGLVGVGGVVQATGLMMMLMSLGGLLGPPLSGFLRDETGDFTASFLVCGSFILSGSFIYMGLPAALPSCRSASHPATFPPERGELLPAPQVALLSPGGPHSSLDTAC, encoded by the exons ATGACCCCCAAGCCGGCCGGACCCCCGGacgggggctggggctgggtggtGGCGGCCGCAGCCTTCGCGGTGAATGGGCTCTCCTACGGGCTGTTACGCTCCCTGGGTCTTGCCCTCCCTGACCTCGCGGAGCACTTTGACCGAAGCGCTCAGGACACAGCGTGGGTCAGCGCCCTGGCCCTGGCCGTCCAGCAGGCAGCCA GCCCAGTGGGCAGCGCCCTGAGTACCCGCTGGGGGGCGCGCCCGGTGGTCATGGTTGGGGGCGTCCTCACCTCGCTTGGCTTCGTCTTCTCGGCTTTCGCCCGCAGTCTGCTGCACCTCTACCTCGGCCTGGGCGTCCTCGCTG GTTTCGGCTGGGCCCTGGTGTTCGCCCCTGCCCTCGGCACTCTCTCGCGTTACTTCTCCCGCCGTCGAGtcttggccgtggggctggcaCTCACGGGCAACGGGGCCTCCTCGCTGCTCCTGGCGCCCACCTTGCAGTTCCTCCTTGATACTTTCGGCTGGCGGGGCGCCCTGCTCCTCCTTGGCGCCATTACCCTTCACCTTACCCCCTGTGGCGCCCTGCTGCGCCCCCTCACGCTCCCTGGCGACGCCCCGGCCCCACCGCGCGGGCCCCTAGCTGCCCTCGGCCTGGGTCTCTTCACACGCCGGGCCTTCTCAGTTTTCGCTCTGGGCACGGCCCTGGTGGGGGGCGGCTATTTCGTCCCCTACGTGCACTTGGCCCCTCACGCTTTAGACCGGGGCCTGGGGGGGTATGGGGCAGCGCTGGTGGTGGCGGTGGCCGCGGTGGGGGACGCGGGCGCCCGGCTGGTCTGCGGGTGGCTGGCGGACCAGGGCTGGGTGCCCCTCTCGCGGCTGCTGGCGGTGTTCGGGGCTCTAACCGGGCTGGGGCTGCTGGCCGTGGGACTGGTGCCCGCGGTGCGGAGCGAGGAGGGCTGGGGGGGCCCCCTGCTGGCCGCGGCTGGGGCCTACGGGCTGAGCGCCGGAAGTTACGCCCCGCTGGTTTTCGGCGTGCTCCCAGGGCTGGTGGGCGTCGGCGGTGTCGTACAAGCCACCGGGCTGATGATGATGCTGATGAGCCTCGGGGGGCTTCTGGGCCCTCCGCTGTCAG GCTTCCTAAGGGATGAGACCGGAGACTTCACCGCCTCCTTCCTCGTGTGCGGCTCTTTCATCCTCTCTGGCAGCTTTATTTACATGGGGCTGCCCGCAGCGCTGCCCTCCTGCCGTTCAGCCTCACATCCAGCCACCTTTCCCCCTGAGAGGGGGGAGCTGCTCCCTGCTCCTCAGGTTGCTCTGCTTTCGCCAGGAGGCCCTCACTCCTCCCTGGATACCGCTTGTTGA
- the SLC16A13 gene encoding monocarboxylate transporter 13 isoform X2 codes for MAGGILAALGMLLASFATSLTHLYLSIGLLSGSGWALTFTPTLACLSRYFSRRRSLATGLALTGVGLSSFAFAPLFQWLLSHYAWRGALLLVSALSLHLVACGALLRPLFLTEDPAVGGPGAQLASLLHHGPFLRYTVALTLINTGFFIPYVHLVAHLQDLNWDPLPAAFLLSVAAISDLVGRVASGWLGDAVPGPVARLLMLWTTLTGVSLALFPVAQAPTALVALTVAYGFTSGALTPVAFSVLPELVGTGRIYCGLGLLQMVESIGGLLGAPLSGYLRDVTGNYTASFVVAGVFLLAGSGVLITLPHFFCFSAPTLKPQDLVTEALDTKVTLPKEGLGED; via the exons ATGGCTGGGGGCATCTTGGCTGCGTTGGGCATGCTGCTCGCCTCCTTTGCTACCTCCTTGACCCACCTCTACCTGAGTATTGGGCTGCTCTCAG GCTCTGGCTGGGCCTTGACCTTCACTCCGACCCTGGCCTGCCTGTCCCGTTACTTCTCTCGCCGGCGATccctggccacagggctggcactgACGGGTGTGGGCCTGTCCTCCTTTGCCTTTGCCCCACTCTTCCAATGGCTGCTCAGCCACTATGCATGGCGGGGAGCCCTACTGCTGGtgtctgccctctccctccacttGGTGGCCTGTGGTGCTCTCCTCCGCCCACTCTTCCTGACTGAAGACCCTGCCGTGGGTGGCCCTGGGGCCCAGCTTGCCTCCCTTCTCcatcatggccccttcctccgttACACTGTTGCCCTCACCCTGATCAACACTGGCTTCTTCATTCCCTATGTGCACCTGGTGGCCCATCTCCAGGATCTAAATTGGGACCCATTGCCTGCTGCCTTCCTACTCTCAGTGGCTGCTATTTCTGACCTCGTGGGGCGTGTGGCCTCTGGGTGGCTAGGGGATGCAGTCCCAGGGCCTGTGGCACGACTCCTGATGCTCTGGACCACCCTGACTGGGGTGTCACTGGCCCTGTTCCCCGTGGCTCAGGCTCCCACAGCCTTAGTGGCTCTGACCGTGGCCTATGGCTTCACATCAGGGGCCCTGACTCCAGTGGCCTTCTCCGTGCTGCCTGAACTGGTGGGGACTGGAAGGATATACTGTGGCCTGGGACTGTTGCAGATGGTAGAGAGCATTGGAGGGCTGTTGGGGGCTCCTCTGTCAG GCTACCTCCGGGATGTGACAGGCAACTACACAGCTTCTTTTGTGGTGGCCGGGGTCTTCCTTCTGGCAGGGAGTGGAGTTCTCATCACTCTGCCCCACTTCTTCTGCTTCTCAGCTCCTACCTTAAAACCCCAGGACCTTGTAACAGAGGCACTGGATACCAAAGTCACCCTGCccaaggaggggctgggagaggactGA
- the SLC16A13 gene encoding monocarboxylate transporter 13 isoform X1 yields the protein MARRSEPPDGGWGWMVVLSAFFQSALVFGVLRSFGVFFVEFVAAFEEQAARVSWIASIGIAVQQFGSPVGSALSTKFGPRPVVMAGGILAALGMLLASFATSLTHLYLSIGLLSGSGWALTFTPTLACLSRYFSRRRSLATGLALTGVGLSSFAFAPLFQWLLSHYAWRGALLLVSALSLHLVACGALLRPLFLTEDPAVGGPGAQLASLLHHGPFLRYTVALTLINTGFFIPYVHLVAHLQDLNWDPLPAAFLLSVAAISDLVGRVASGWLGDAVPGPVARLLMLWTTLTGVSLALFPVAQAPTALVALTVAYGFTSGALTPVAFSVLPELVGTGRIYCGLGLLQMVESIGGLLGAPLSGYLRDVTGNYTASFVVAGVFLLAGSGVLITLPHFFCFSAPTLKPQDLVTEALDTKVTLPKEGLGED from the exons ATGGCGCGTAGGTCCGAGCCCCCCGACGGAGgctggggatggatggtggtgctcTCAGCGTTCTTCCAGTCGGCGCTGGTGTTCGGGGTGCTCCGCTCCTTCGGTGTCTTCTTCGTGGAGTTTGTGGCGGCGTTTGAGGAGCAGGCAGCACGCGTCTCCTGGATCGCCTCCATAGGAATCGCGGTGCAGCAGTTTGGGA GCCCCGTGGGCAGTGCCCTGAGCACGAAGTTCGGGCCCAGGCCGGTGGTGATGGCTGGGGGCATCTTGGCTGCGTTGGGCATGCTGCTCGCCTCCTTTGCTACCTCCTTGACCCACCTCTACCTGAGTATTGGGCTGCTCTCAG GCTCTGGCTGGGCCTTGACCTTCACTCCGACCCTGGCCTGCCTGTCCCGTTACTTCTCTCGCCGGCGATccctggccacagggctggcactgACGGGTGTGGGCCTGTCCTCCTTTGCCTTTGCCCCACTCTTCCAATGGCTGCTCAGCCACTATGCATGGCGGGGAGCCCTACTGCTGGtgtctgccctctccctccacttGGTGGCCTGTGGTGCTCTCCTCCGCCCACTCTTCCTGACTGAAGACCCTGCCGTGGGTGGCCCTGGGGCCCAGCTTGCCTCCCTTCTCcatcatggccccttcctccgttACACTGTTGCCCTCACCCTGATCAACACTGGCTTCTTCATTCCCTATGTGCACCTGGTGGCCCATCTCCAGGATCTAAATTGGGACCCATTGCCTGCTGCCTTCCTACTCTCAGTGGCTGCTATTTCTGACCTCGTGGGGCGTGTGGCCTCTGGGTGGCTAGGGGATGCAGTCCCAGGGCCTGTGGCACGACTCCTGATGCTCTGGACCACCCTGACTGGGGTGTCACTGGCCCTGTTCCCCGTGGCTCAGGCTCCCACAGCCTTAGTGGCTCTGACCGTGGCCTATGGCTTCACATCAGGGGCCCTGACTCCAGTGGCCTTCTCCGTGCTGCCTGAACTGGTGGGGACTGGAAGGATATACTGTGGCCTGGGACTGTTGCAGATGGTAGAGAGCATTGGAGGGCTGTTGGGGGCTCCTCTGTCAG GCTACCTCCGGGATGTGACAGGCAACTACACAGCTTCTTTTGTGGTGGCCGGGGTCTTCCTTCTGGCAGGGAGTGGAGTTCTCATCACTCTGCCCCACTTCTTCTGCTTCTCAGCTCCTACCTTAAAACCCCAGGACCTTGTAACAGAGGCACTGGATACCAAAGTCACCCTGCccaaggaggggctgggagaggactGA